The proteins below are encoded in one region of Limnochordia bacterium:
- a CDS encoding ABC transporter ATP-binding protein, whose translation MDQVSFVLYPGTATGLIGESGCGKTTLLQSIFGYTQDATLSGAVYFNGINILRLPLGERRRLWWREISIVFANTQRVLNPVLTVGEQIREVLRTSKQDLKSVGQLFSSVGLDPSHINSFPHQLSGGMRQKVLIAMALGANPKLLLIDEPTSSIDPLSRGQIRDLLIRLQQKLGLTCFVASHDLPLIEGMTQKTLIMCQGTIVELAGTKEILDKPNHPYTKGLINSSPQYYPYKELWGMKPQDAKGNHAGCPFYSRCTQREKVCASARPLLLEQGGRQIACHLGGITTLLRAQDICKSFNKQRALSEVDMEISHGEVVALLGETGSGKSTLAQVLAGILTPDAGLVSFLGRRIQGHWATSMQGAIQIVFQDPIAALNERFSVFAAVEEPLLLLGLPVPTRQELVKTAVEQLGLGDNLLERKCRELSSGQLQRVAIARALVMEPKLLIADEISSFLDPSSQANLLRLLKELQYQKGFSMLFITHDAALARKIADTICIIERGRILEKGPARTVLANPKHQYTRLLLGG comes from the coding sequence GTGGATCAAGTCTCCTTTGTACTTTATCCAGGCACTGCTACGGGGCTAATCGGCGAGTCAGGATGCGGGAAAACCACCCTACTACAAAGCATCTTTGGTTACACACAGGACGCCACCCTCTCCGGCGCAGTCTACTTTAACGGGATCAACATCCTCAGGCTACCCCTTGGGGAGCGGCGAAGACTATGGTGGCGGGAGATCAGTATCGTCTTCGCGAATACCCAAAGGGTCCTAAACCCAGTGTTAACCGTGGGGGAGCAAATTCGAGAGGTGCTTAGAACATCGAAACAGGACCTCAAGTCAGTGGGGCAGCTTTTCTCCTCGGTGGGTCTAGACCCCTCCCACATCAACAGCTTCCCCCATCAGCTCTCCGGAGGCATGAGGCAGAAGGTCTTGATCGCCATGGCCCTTGGGGCAAACCCCAAGTTGCTTTTAATTGATGAACCTACTTCATCCATCGATCCCTTAAGTCGAGGACAAATTAGGGATCTATTGATTAGGTTACAACAAAAGCTCGGCCTTACCTGTTTTGTGGCGTCGCACGATCTACCATTAATCGAGGGGATGACCCAGAAGACACTCATCATGTGTCAAGGAACCATCGTGGAACTGGCAGGCACAAAGGAGATCCTAGACAAACCAAACCACCCTTATACAAAAGGTTTGATAAATTCCTCACCCCAGTATTATCCTTACAAGGAATTATGGGGAATGAAGCCCCAGGACGCTAAGGGTAATCATGCAGGATGCCCCTTTTACAGTAGGTGCACCCAGAGAGAAAAGGTATGTGCAAGTGCCCGGCCCTTATTGCTTGAGCAAGGGGGACGCCAGATTGCCTGCCATTTGGGAGGGATCACAACGCTACTTCGGGCACAGGACATCTGTAAATCCTTCAATAAGCAGCGCGCATTAAGTGAGGTAGATATGGAGATCTCCCACGGAGAAGTAGTGGCCTTACTCGGAGAGACCGGTTCCGGAAAATCCACCCTGGCCCAGGTTTTGGCAGGGATCTTAACCCCCGATGCGGGATTAGTCTCCTTCCTCGGACGCAGAATCCAGGGTCATTGGGCAACCTCTATGCAAGGTGCCATCCAAATTGTTTTCCAAGACCCGATTGCAGCCCTTAATGAGCGTTTTAGCGTCTTTGCGGCTGTGGAAGAGCCGTTGCTTCTTCTGGGTTTACCTGTGCCCACACGACAAGAGCTGGTAAAGACCGCGGTGGAACAATTGGGTCTAGGCGATAACCTACTTGAACGCAAATGCAGGGAGCTAAGCAGCGGACAATTGCAGCGGGTGGCCATTGCCCGGGCCTTGGTAATGGAACCAAAGCTGCTCATCGCCGATGAAATCTCCTCTTTCCTGGACCCTTCTTCCCAAGCGAATTTGCTGCGTCTCCTCAAGGAGCTACAGTACCAGAAGGGTTTCTCGATGCTTTTCATCACCCATGACGCTGCTTTGGCTCGGAAAATCGCAGATACGATCTGCATTATTGAACGGGGTAGGATCCTGGAGAAAGGTCCTGCCAGAACAGTACTGGCTAATCCTAAACATCAATACACTCGACTACTCTTGGGTGGATAG
- the nikR gene encoding nickel-responsive transcriptional regulator NikR: protein MEGELSRFGVSVDSNLLTKFDQLITNQGYTNRSEAIRDMMRDYLADHAKEENGVMIVGTLTLLYDHHVRELSDRLTDLQHHYHQNIISTLHVHLDQSLCLEVLILKGKNQDIEKIAGKLISTRGVKYGKLTSTSLHVF from the coding sequence ATGGAAGGAGAACTAAGCCGTTTTGGGGTTTCCGTAGATAGCAATCTTTTGACCAAATTTGATCAGTTGATCACCAACCAAGGATACACAAACCGTTCTGAGGCCATCCGGGATATGATGAGGGATTACCTGGCAGACCACGCAAAAGAGGAAAATGGAGTAATGATCGTAGGAACACTCACCCTACTTTATGACCATCACGTTAGAGAACTCAGCGATAGGCTAACTGACCTGCAGCATCACTACCACCAAAACATCATCTCCACACTTCATGTACACTTGGATCAGTCCCTTTGCCTGGAGGTGCTAATTCTTAAGGGTAAGAATCAGGACATCGAGAAGATCGCTGGAAAGCTAATCAGTACCCGAGGGGTCAAATACGGTAAGTTAACTAGCACATCCCTTCATGTGTTCTAG
- a CDS encoding corrinoid protein: MAVLQDIAQALIKGDANKVKSLVQTALDEGVRPGQIIQEGLIPGMSVIGDRFKRNEVYVPEVLIAARAMHAGLDIVKPLLAEGEVQATGVFVIGTVKGDLHDIGKNLVAMMMEGAGFKVIDLGVDVAPDKFVAAVKEHDADVVGMSALLTTTMVNMKDTVKAFEDAGLRDKVKIIIGGAPVTQNYCAEITADGYAPDASSAVDVAKELIGVN, encoded by the coding sequence ATGGCAGTTTTGCAGGATATTGCACAAGCTCTGATTAAAGGGGATGCAAACAAGGTTAAGAGTCTAGTACAGACAGCCCTTGACGAAGGCGTACGGCCGGGTCAGATTATCCAAGAAGGGCTAATCCCGGGTATGTCCGTGATCGGCGATCGGTTCAAGAGAAACGAGGTTTACGTGCCTGAAGTATTAATTGCCGCCCGGGCTATGCATGCGGGATTGGACATTGTAAAGCCCCTGTTGGCCGAGGGGGAGGTCCAAGCCACCGGTGTGTTTGTGATTGGGACCGTCAAGGGTGACCTCCATGACATTGGTAAAAACCTAGTGGCCATGATGATGGAAGGGGCCGGATTCAAGGTGATCGACCTTGGTGTGGATGTGGCTCCAGATAAGTTTGTGGCTGCGGTCAAGGAACATGATGCAGATGTTGTAGGCATGTCCGCACTGCTTACCACCACCATGGTGAACATGAAGGATACGGTTAAGGCCTTTGAAGATGCAGGACTACGGGATAAGGTGAAGATCATCATTGGTGGTGCACCAGTGACACAGAACTACTGTGCTGAGATAACCGCCGATGGTTACGCTCCTGATGCCAGTAGTGCCGTGGATGTCGCCAAGGAGTTAATTGGGGTAAATTAA
- a CDS encoding methyltetrahydrofolate cobalamin methyltransferase, whose protein sequence is MILIGELINSSRKPVAEAIAAQDAGFIQDLAKAQAAAGVDYLDVNCGTHIADEPKMLAWLTRIVQEVVDLPLCIDSPNPEALAAALQVHRGKALLNSISLEKQRFEQMIPIVSEYGCSVIGLCMDDRGMPEDETMALECAQMLVERLQQRGLPVEDIYLDPLVRPISTNSKYGTVFLQTVAAIRNRFSKVHITCGLSNISYGLPNRKHLNQAFLVMAMASGMDSAIVDPLDRKLMALVYAAEAILGKDEYCAGYISAQREGKLDS, encoded by the coding sequence TTGATCTTGATTGGTGAGCTGATCAACTCTAGTCGAAAGCCCGTTGCGGAAGCGATTGCCGCTCAAGACGCAGGTTTTATTCAGGATCTTGCCAAAGCGCAGGCAGCTGCAGGAGTCGATTATCTTGATGTAAACTGTGGTACCCATATTGCCGATGAGCCGAAAATGTTAGCATGGCTTACTAGGATTGTACAAGAAGTGGTGGACCTGCCCCTGTGTATAGACTCACCTAATCCCGAGGCCTTGGCAGCGGCTTTGCAGGTTCATCGGGGCAAGGCTTTGCTAAACTCCATTAGTCTTGAGAAGCAGCGATTTGAGCAAATGATCCCCATTGTTTCGGAGTATGGATGCAGCGTCATCGGCTTATGTATGGATGACCGGGGCATGCCGGAGGATGAGACCATGGCTCTGGAATGTGCCCAGATGCTCGTCGAAAGGCTGCAACAACGGGGTCTACCCGTAGAGGATATTTACCTCGACCCATTAGTACGACCCATCAGTACCAATTCTAAGTATGGGACGGTATTCCTTCAGACAGTAGCCGCTATTCGAAACAGGTTTTCAAAGGTTCACATTACCTGTGGGCTTAGCAATATTTCCTACGGATTGCCTAACCGGAAGCATTTGAATCAGGCTTTCCTGGTTATGGCTATGGCTTCAGGTATGGATAGTGCCATCGTGGACCCGTTGGATCGGAAGTTGATGGCCCTTGTCTATGCGGCGGAAGCTATCCTTGGGAAAGATGAATACTGTGCCGGTTATATTTCGGCGCAACGAGAGGGTAAGTTGGATAGTTAG
- a CDS encoding ASKHA domain-containing protein, which translates to MELVTFYDVDDLQGATPIAQVQGSVGSTILALARQGGVQIEATCAGKGRCGQCKVRVRGQLAPVTPTEEKVLTKGDLENNIRLACQAKINGEVSVWVIKTPKTHQILSSGLERDVSVLPLVSKSFIHVLEPTLDDDRSDDERLQEAIGSKGQIPLDVLMTLPGLLRRANHQVTVIQHPDGILGIEPGDTTGDLYGVAFDIGTTTVVGSLVDLNTGEELAVHSRLNGQVVYGADVISRINYTVEEEQGLRTLQEAIVTTLNEIIADLVNTAGISRAQIYQVVAVGNTCMQHLLVGVPPRYLAESPYSACFRRTLSVRAQELGLSVYPGAIVLTLPNIAGYVGADTVGVMLATSIYSKNKPTLIVDIGTNGEIALACNGRMLACSTAAGPAFEGAQITKGMRAAPGAIEAVRLTKDEVEIKVIGNEQPIGICGSGLLDAVAELLRLGLVDQTGRLLEQEEVPQSFDNIRNRLVTSNEGNGFVLAWDQDNRPQVVLTQRDIRQLQLAKGAIFSGIAVLLKEMELRSEDLEEVLLAGAFGNYLDKKSAVTVGLLPMVAEHKITSVGNAARSGAKLALVSQEMLKMAQELASTTGHIELSGRWDFQETFMEAMMFPDYEQVQASFQSHRKIFP; encoded by the coding sequence TTGGAACTAGTTACTTTCTATGACGTTGATGATCTTCAAGGAGCAACACCTATTGCACAGGTCCAAGGATCTGTGGGTAGTACCATCCTTGCATTAGCCCGTCAAGGGGGAGTACAAATCGAGGCCACCTGTGCCGGGAAGGGGCGATGCGGCCAGTGTAAAGTACGTGTTCGAGGACAACTGGCGCCGGTGACTCCCACAGAAGAGAAAGTATTAACCAAAGGTGACTTAGAAAACAATATACGTCTAGCTTGTCAGGCGAAGATTAATGGAGAGGTCTCGGTGTGGGTGATAAAAACACCCAAAACCCACCAAATCCTTAGTAGTGGTCTAGAGCGGGACGTATCAGTCTTGCCCCTTGTTAGTAAAAGTTTCATCCACGTCTTAGAACCAACCCTTGATGATGATCGTTCCGATGATGAGAGATTACAGGAAGCCATCGGTTCTAAAGGCCAGATTCCCTTGGATGTTTTGATGACACTTCCTGGGCTCTTGCGTCGTGCCAATCACCAAGTGACAGTCATACAGCACCCAGATGGGATTCTTGGTATTGAACCTGGTGATACCACCGGTGACCTTTATGGTGTCGCCTTTGATATTGGAACCACTACGGTAGTAGGCAGTCTGGTTGATCTAAACACTGGTGAGGAGCTTGCCGTACACTCTCGCCTCAATGGGCAGGTGGTCTATGGGGCAGATGTAATCTCCAGGATTAACTACACTGTGGAAGAGGAGCAGGGTTTAAGAACACTCCAAGAGGCTATTGTAACTACCTTAAATGAGATTATTGCGGATCTAGTGAATACCGCGGGGATTAGTAGAGCGCAGATTTACCAAGTGGTGGCTGTGGGAAACACCTGTATGCAACATTTGCTTGTCGGGGTACCTCCCCGGTATTTGGCCGAGTCCCCGTACTCCGCGTGTTTCCGACGTACCCTTTCGGTAAGGGCCCAGGAGTTAGGTTTATCTGTCTATCCCGGGGCCATTGTATTGACCTTACCTAATATTGCCGGGTATGTTGGGGCCGATACCGTTGGGGTGATGTTAGCGACGTCAATTTACTCCAAAAACAAGCCCACATTGATTGTGGATATCGGGACTAATGGAGAGATAGCCCTAGCCTGTAATGGCAGAATGTTGGCCTGCTCCACCGCTGCTGGGCCTGCCTTTGAAGGGGCCCAGATTACCAAGGGCATGCGAGCCGCTCCCGGTGCGATTGAGGCAGTGAGACTAACCAAAGATGAGGTGGAGATTAAGGTTATCGGAAATGAGCAACCCATTGGTATCTGTGGTTCGGGTCTTCTTGATGCGGTGGCGGAATTACTCCGTTTGGGACTAGTTGATCAGACCGGGCGTCTGCTTGAACAAGAAGAGGTTCCTCAATCCTTCGATAATATCAGAAACAGATTGGTTACCTCGAATGAGGGTAATGGATTTGTTCTGGCTTGGGATCAAGACAATAGGCCCCAAGTTGTTCTAACCCAGCGGGATATCCGACAGCTTCAACTGGCAAAGGGAGCCATCTTTTCCGGGATCGCTGTACTACTTAAGGAAATGGAGCTCAGGTCAGAAGATCTTGAGGAAGTCCTTCTTGCCGGTGCCTTTGGTAACTATCTGGACAAGAAGAGTGCAGTGACCGTGGGATTGTTACCCATGGTTGCAGAGCATAAGATTACTTCAGTGGGTAATGCGGCCCGTAGTGGTGCCAAGCTGGCGTTAGTTTCCCAGGAAATGCTAAAGATGGCCCAGGAACTGGCCAGCACTACGGGACATATTGAGCTGTCTGGACGTTGGGACTTTCAGGAAACCTTCATGGAAGCCATGATGTTTCCAGATTATGAGCAAGTTCAGGCTTCTTTCCAATCCCATCGCAAGATATTCCCCTAA
- the folD gene encoding bifunctional methylenetetrahydrofolate dehydrogenase/methenyltetrahydrofolate cyclohydrolase FolD has protein sequence MLGNILDGKAIAAEIRAKVKEDVSRLQSARGITPGLAVVLVGDDAASQIYVNMKKRACNEVGFHSKEYRLPASTTQEELLQLINRLNVDQSIHGILVQLPLPKHLDEKYVINTISPAKDVDGFHPINVGKLSTGEPSLLPCTPAGIMELLRRTKVDLSGKQAVVVGRSNIVGKPTAMLLLKENATVTVCHSRTKDLAEECRRADVLVAAVGKPELIKGEWIKEGAIVIDVGMNRVEGKLFGDVEFASARQRASFITPVPGGVGPMTIAMLMANTLEAVGTGTETE, from the coding sequence ATGTTAGGAAACATACTTGATGGGAAGGCGATTGCTGCTGAGATAAGAGCGAAGGTGAAAGAGGACGTTTCTAGACTGCAAAGTGCCCGAGGAATTACCCCAGGACTTGCGGTGGTGCTTGTTGGCGATGACGCAGCTTCTCAGATCTATGTGAACATGAAAAAACGTGCTTGTAACGAGGTGGGGTTTCACTCGAAGGAGTATCGTCTCCCTGCCAGTACCACCCAGGAGGAATTACTCCAGCTGATTAATCGGCTGAATGTTGATCAGTCAATCCACGGCATTCTAGTCCAATTACCGCTTCCGAAGCACCTAGATGAGAAGTATGTCATTAATACTATTAGCCCAGCTAAGGATGTGGATGGATTTCACCCGATCAACGTTGGTAAGCTTTCCACAGGGGAGCCTTCACTATTGCCTTGTACCCCGGCGGGGATCATGGAACTGCTAAGACGTACTAAGGTCGATCTATCCGGGAAGCAAGCTGTCGTAGTGGGAAGAAGCAATATTGTCGGCAAACCCACTGCCATGTTGCTTCTGAAGGAAAATGCCACCGTTACCGTATGTCATTCCCGCACAAAAGACTTAGCCGAAGAGTGTCGCAGGGCCGATGTACTGGTGGCGGCTGTAGGTAAGCCTGAACTGATTAAGGGTGAGTGGATTAAAGAAGGGGCTATCGTAATCGATGTAGGCATGAATCGGGTTGAGGGGAAACTGTTTGGCGATGTGGAGTTTGCATCGGCAAGGCAGCGGGCTTCATTTATTACGCCTGTTCCCGGTGGCGTTGGCCCCATGACAATTGCGATGCTCATGGCAAACACACTAGAGGCTGTAGGAACGGGTACAGAAACGGAGTAG